In the Raineyella fluvialis genome, CTGGCAGGAGGTGGGTCTCGCCGCGGCGCAGCGCGAGGGCCGTCTGCAGGTCTTCGGAGTCCGGTGTGTCATGGCCGGCCAGGTCCGCCACGGTCCAGGCGATGCGCAGTGTCCGTTCGACACCACGGTTGCTCAAGTCCCCATGCAGCAGCGCATTGTCGAGGATGTCCGTCGCCTCGGGCAACGGCAGGTGGTGACGAAGGTAGCTCCCCGAAACCTCACCGTTGGTGGTCCACGGAGTCCCTGCCAGTCGGCGGCGTTGCCGGTCCCGGGCCTGGAGCACACGAGCCGCGATGGCGGCCGAGGGCTCGGGTGGGGGCAGCTTGGAGCCCAGCGCCAGATAGGCCGAGGCCGGTGGCGTCATCATGACCGTGATGTCGACGCGGTCCCGCAGGGGGCCCGAGATACGGGCCCGGTAGCGACGCACGGTGACCGGTGAGCAGCGGCACTCGAGGCCGGACACTCCAGCATTGCCGCAGGGGCAGGGGTTGGTCGCCATCACGAGCTGGAAGCGGGCGGGGTAGCGCGCCTCCCCGTGTGACCGGGACAGGGTTACCTCGCCCGCCTCGAGGGGCGTACGAAGGGCATCCAGGACCAGGGGCGAGAACTCTGCCGCCTCGTCGAGGAAGAGGATCCCGCCGTGAGCGCGGGAGACCGCGCCAGGGCGAGCCATCCTCGACCCGCCCCCGACCATCGCGGCGACCGAGCAGGCGTGATGAGGAGCGGAGAAGGGTGGGCGGCGCCGGAGTCCCGGCACCGGCTCCCCGATCAGGGAAGTGACGGCGGCCACCTCGAGTGACTCGGCCCGGGACAACTCGGGGAGGATGGTCGGGAGACGGGAGGCGATCAGGGTCTTGCCCACCCCCGGCGGTCCGCTCAGCATCAGGTGGTGGCGCCCGGCTGCGGCGACCTCGGTGGCGAGGCGCGCCTGCCCCTGCCCGACGACATCGGCGAAGTCCGCCCTGTCGTCGCCCAACTCCTCGTCATCCTGCTCCACGTCGTTCCCCTCGCCCCGTAGATCCGTCGGTCGAGCCTCGCCGCGGAGGAAGGACACCAGATCCCCCAGCGTGGCGACGGTGTGCACGTCGACCCCGTCCACGAGCGCGGCCTCCGCGTGCTGGCCGGCGGGGACCACCACCTTCCGATGGCCTTGGGCGTGGGCGGCGAGGACCGCCGGTAGAAGGCCCCTGACCCGCCGCACCCGGCCGTCCAGCCCGAGCTCTCCCAGTAGGACCACCTGCCGGACCGCGTCGTCGGGGACCACCCCGCCGGCGGCCAGGACCGAGGCCGCGATGGCCAGGTCGTGATGCGAGCCGGCTTTGGGAAGGCTGGCGGGAGTCAGGTTGATCGTCAGGGAGGTGAGCGGCCAGGCCAGACCAGTGGCCGCCACTGCCGCGCGACAACGGTCCCTCGCCTCGTAGACGGCGGAATCCGGCAGCCCGACGAGGGTCGTGCGCGGGAGACCGGACGCGATCATCGCCTCGACCTCGATCTCCTGGCCGTCCATCCCGAGCAGCGCGATCGATCGGGCCGTGGCGGTGCGCGGGGCAGAGTGACCTCTGCTCGGCGGGAGGGCAAGGTCGGTGGCGGGCGGTCGCGCCGGCTCCACGACGTGCAGCGCTCGCGCCCCGGTCGTCGGGCTCATGCGACGCCCTCCAGGTGCGTGATGCAGGCCGGCTCGTCACCGGTGATCACGATGCCGATGGCATCGAATCTCACCTGCGCGTAGCCACGTGGCTGCTCCATGAGGAAGGCCGTGGTGACGGCCCGCATCCGGGTGATCTTCTGGGGCGTGATGGCCTCCAGAGGGTCGCCGAAGTCATAGCCCACCCGGGTCTTCACCTCGCACGCGACGAGGACCGGCCCGGCTCCGTCCGCCCCCACGCCGACGGCGAAGACGTCGACCTCCCCTGCCCGGCAGCGCCAATTCCTGGCGACGACGATCAGCCCGGCGGCCTCGAGGGTCGCGACGGCCAGATCCTCCCCGGCGACCGCCAAGGCCTGGCGATCACGCGTACGTTGCTCCTGGATGCTCCACTGCTGCATGCTTCCCACCTCCACGGGGAGGTTGGGACGCACGTCGGGACGATGGCACCGTCGCAGCGGACCTGTGGACGAACGAGCCCGGGCGCGAGGTCCTGTGGACAGCGGTGTGCCCGTCGAGCCCCGATCAGCCGGGGATCAGGGGCGCGGGACGCTGAGGTCGGAGTGATCGATCTCCTCGATCGAGACGTCGCGGAAGGTCAGCACCTTCGCACTCTTCACGAATCGGGCGGGCCGGTACATGTCCCAGACCCAGGCATCCGCCATCGAGACCTCGTAGTAGACGTCGCCGCCCTCGGTCCGGACCTTCAGGTCCACCGCATTGCACAAGTAGAACCGTCGCTCGGTCTCCACGGCATAGGTGAAGATCTCCACGACTGCCTTGTACTCCTTGTACAACTGCAGTTCGAGGTCGCTCTCGTACTGTTCCAGGTCCTCGGTGCTCATCTCGCTGCCAGCCTAGCCGCGCGGATCACGTTGTCATAGCGCATCCGGTGCTGTGGGCAGGGCCCGAGCGCCTCGAGTGCCTCCTGGTGGGCTCGGGTCGAGTACCCCTTGTGCTGCGCGAACCCGTAGCCCGGATGCTCGTCCTCCATCGCCACCATGATCCGGTCCCTGGTCACCTTGGCGAGGACGGAAGCGGCGGCGACGCAGGCGGCGACCCGGTCCCCCTTCCACAGCGCAAGTCCAGGAACGCCCAGACCGTCCACGGCGAAGCCGTCCGTGAGGCAGTAGTGGGCCGCCACGTCGAGGCGCAGCAAGGCACGGCGCAGCGCCTCCAGGTTCGAGGGCTGGATCCCACGTCGGTCGCACTCGGCGGCCGGGATCTCCACAACCGCCCACGACACGGCCTGCGCCCGGATCAGGTCGTAGGCGACGTCACGCTGGAGGGGCGTCATCAGCTTGGAGTCGCGCAGGCCGGGGATCTCCGCCCCGGGTCGCTCGTCCAGGACAACGGCGGCCGCCACCAGCGGGCCGGCACAGGCGCCTCGGCCCGCCTCGTCCGCCCCGGCGACCGGGCCGAGACCCCGAGCCGTCAGTGCTCGCTCGTAGGCGTACAGGTCCGGGGTGTCCGGGGCGGGGGGAGCCATCAGCAGCTGACGCCGGCGGGCTCGATGGACGCCCGCTGGGGAGCGGCGGCGGCTGCTGCGGGGGCCTGGGCGAGGCTCTCGGCCTTGGCGAGCACGGTGGTGCGGTTGAAGGGCGCGAAAATGGCCCAGCCCACCCCTGCCACGTCGGTGAGGGGCACGAAAGCGTCGGCACCCTGCGGCTCCCCCGGCACGACATCAGCGAGATGGCATCGCGAGTCGGCGCTGGCGTTGCGGTGGTCGCCCATGACGAAGATGCGTCCCTCGGGCACCACGACACGGAAGCGGATGTCGGAGGGGGCGACCTGTTCGCCCGATTCGGAGCGGAAGAGGTAGGCCTTCTCATTGAGGGAGAAGCCGTTGACGGTGATGTTGCCACCCGAGTCGCAGCAGGCGACCGTGTCGCCGGGCATGCCGATCACCCTTTTGATCAGGTAATTCTGCGAGGTGTCGGGGAGAACGCCGACAAATTCCAGCGCCTGGCCGATCGGGCTGCGCCGGACCATGGGATTGGGGCCGAGCCACCCACCGGAATCCCGGAAGACGACGATGTCGCCCCGCTTGACCGGTGAGATCTTCTGGGCGATCACCCGATCACCGACGTTGAGGGTGTGTTCCATCGAACCCGACGGGATGATGAACATCTGACCGACGAAGTGCTGGAGCACCGAGGAGACCACCACGGCTCCCACCAGGATGATGAGCGCTTCCTTGATGGCGCGCCAGATGCGTTCACCCGCAGTAGGGGCGAATTCCCGGGAATTGTCCACGGTGGCAGAGTTCCTTTCCCGGGCGCAGACGAGAGGTCATCGCGATCGTACGCCCGGGATCGGCAACACCGAAGTCGCGCGTCAGTTGAAGCGCTTCTCCTTGATCTTGGCGGCCTTGCCGCGACGATCACGCAGGTAGTACAGCTTCGCACGACGAACGTCGCCGCGGCGGTCGACCTCGATCTTGTCGATGATCGGGCTGTGCACGGGGAACGTACGCTCCACGCCCACACCGAAGCTCACCTTGCGTACGGTGAAGGTCTCCTGGAGGCCGCCACCCGCACGGGCGATGACGACGCCGGCGAAGACCTGGACGCGGGAGCGGCTGCCCTCGACGACCTTCACGTGGACCTTGACGGAGTCACCGGGACGGAAGTCCGGCACGTCGTCGCGGAGGGATGCGGCATCGACCGCAGCAATCAGCTTGCTCATAATGATGTCCTCGC is a window encoding:
- a CDS encoding YifB family Mg chelatase-like AAA ATPase — protein: MSPTTGARALHVVEPARPPATDLALPPSRGHSAPRTATARSIALLGMDGQEIEVEAMIASGLPRTTLVGLPDSAVYEARDRCRAAVAATGLAWPLTSLTINLTPASLPKAGSHHDLAIAASVLAAGGVVPDDAVRQVVLLGELGLDGRVRRVRGLLPAVLAAHAQGHRKVVVPAGQHAEAALVDGVDVHTVATLGDLVSFLRGEARPTDLRGEGNDVEQDDEELGDDRADFADVVGQGQARLATEVAAAGRHHLMLSGPPGVGKTLIASRLPTILPELSRAESLEVAAVTSLIGEPVPGLRRRPPFSAPHHACSVAAMVGGGSRMARPGAVSRAHGGILFLDEAAEFSPLVLDALRTPLEAGEVTLSRSHGEARYPARFQLVMATNPCPCGNAGVSGLECRCSPVTVRRYRARISGPLRDRVDITVMMTPPASAYLALGSKLPPPEPSAAIAARVLQARDRQRRRLAGTPWTTNGEVSGSYLRHHLPLPEATDILDNALLHGDLSNRGVERTLRIAWTVADLAGHDTPDSEDLQTALALRRGETHLLPGARS
- a CDS encoding YraN family protein, which codes for MQQWSIQEQRTRDRQALAVAGEDLAVATLEAAGLIVVARNWRCRAGEVDVFAVGVGADGAGPVLVACEVKTRVGYDFGDPLEAITPQKITRMRAVTTAFLMEQPRGYAQVRFDAIGIVITGDEPACITHLEGVA
- a CDS encoding DUF2469 domain-containing protein, which encodes MSTEDLEQYESDLELQLYKEYKAVVEIFTYAVETERRFYLCNAVDLKVRTEGGDVYYEVSMADAWVWDMYRPARFVKSAKVLTFRDVSIEEIDHSDLSVPRP
- a CDS encoding ribonuclease HII; protein product: MAPPAPDTPDLYAYERALTARGLGPVAGADEAGRGACAGPLVAAAVVLDERPGAEIPGLRDSKLMTPLQRDVAYDLIRAQAVSWAVVEIPAAECDRRGIQPSNLEALRRALLRLDVAAHYCLTDGFAVDGLGVPGLALWKGDRVAACVAAASVLAKVTRDRIMVAMEDEHPGYGFAQHKGYSTRAHQEALEALGPCPQHRMRYDNVIRAARLAAR
- the lepB gene encoding signal peptidase I codes for the protein MDNSREFAPTAGERIWRAIKEALIILVGAVVVSSVLQHFVGQMFIIPSGSMEHTLNVGDRVIAQKISPVKRGDIVVFRDSGGWLGPNPMVRRSPIGQALEFVGVLPDTSQNYLIKRVIGMPGDTVACCDSGGNITVNGFSLNEKAYLFRSESGEQVAPSDIRFRVVVPEGRIFVMGDHRNASADSRCHLADVVPGEPQGADAFVPLTDVAGVGWAIFAPFNRTTVLAKAESLAQAPAAAAAAPQRASIEPAGVSC
- the rplS gene encoding 50S ribosomal protein L19; translated protein: MSKLIAAVDAASLRDDVPDFRPGDSVKVHVKVVEGSRSRVQVFAGVVIARAGGGLQETFTVRKVSFGVGVERTFPVHSPIIDKIEVDRRGDVRRAKLYYLRDRRGKAAKIKEKRFN